One Desulfonatronum sp. SC1 DNA segment encodes these proteins:
- a CDS encoding 3-hydroxyacyl-ACP dehydratase, producing MNTIRDGILAARLGAATWETDQAIRQDFSFPPDFVGFAGHFPGEPILPAVVQIGVGVVLVQTLLAKGTGPYRLKTVTRAKFLRKLKPGETITVRCARRGPDGGAFDVALTVDQQQAAAFTLTFSLASTSEPSDPKDG from the coding sequence ATGAACACGATCCGCGACGGCATTCTGGCCGCCCGGTTAGGGGCGGCCACCTGGGAGACCGACCAAGCCATCCGTCAGGACTTCTCCTTCCCGCCCGATTTCGTCGGTTTCGCCGGGCACTTTCCAGGAGAGCCGATTCTGCCGGCCGTGGTCCAGATCGGAGTCGGCGTTGTTCTGGTCCAGACCCTCCTGGCGAAGGGAACCGGCCCTTATCGATTGAAAACCGTAACCCGGGCCAAATTCCTGCGGAAACTGAAGCCCGGTGAAACCATTACCGTCCGGTGTGCCAGGCGCGGCCCGGATGGAGGGGCGTTCGACGTCGCCTTGACCGTGGACCAGCAACAGGCCGCGGCGTTCACACTTACTTTCTCCTTGGCCTCCACCTCTGAACCAAGCGACCCCAAGGACGGATAA
- a CDS encoding DUF3261 domain-containing protein: protein MLILLALLSIFAGCAKPYTPPANFSPLPSGTHIACVHPFSALKTPLHLRQTVIWEAGDRVQVMQGIMRLDGGQKQVRLLGLSEIGIKLFDVAVGGEGHEVHLLAPVVGSARKLLARQVARSVRRIFLTYPDMATAQAFVGATSVILADHTDDGNQVLECFPPMETALRTWSPDQRWEIDLDDYSLMNDITLPGRIVYQDHRAGYVLTIILHEVFEP from the coding sequence TTGCTCATTTTGCTGGCTCTCCTGTCGATCTTTGCCGGTTGCGCCAAGCCGTACACCCCGCCAGCGAATTTTTCGCCGCTGCCTTCCGGAACCCACATTGCCTGCGTCCACCCGTTTTCCGCCCTGAAAACCCCTCTTCATTTACGCCAGACAGTCATCTGGGAAGCCGGTGACCGGGTTCAGGTCATGCAGGGGATCATGCGGCTTGACGGTGGGCAAAAACAGGTTCGGCTTCTCGGGTTGTCGGAGATCGGGATCAAGCTTTTTGATGTGGCGGTGGGCGGGGAAGGGCACGAAGTTCACCTGCTGGCCCCGGTCGTGGGGTCGGCCCGTAAACTGCTGGCCCGGCAGGTTGCCCGGAGCGTCCGGCGGATATTCCTGACGTATCCGGACATGGCGACGGCCCAAGCCTTTGTCGGAGCTACGTCCGTGATTTTGGCGGATCATACAGACGACGGGAACCAGGTTCTGGAATGTTTTCCGCCGATGGAGACAGCCCTCCGTACGTGGAGCCCGGATCAACGCTGGGAGATTGACCTTGACGACTATTCCCTTATGAACGACATCACGTTGCCCGGGCGGATTGTCTACCAGGACCACCGAGCCGGCTACGTATTGACCATTATCCTGCATGAGGTCTTTGAGCCATGA
- a CDS encoding thioesterase family protein — translation MRKPYFPKQDGHPEPLRAVCSRRVRFEEVDPLGIVWHGRYPSFFEDARMALGDKYGIGYMTFYEHGVVTPIKMMHVDYHQPLRFGEEFTVEGIQHFSESARINTEYVVRNGAGEIATTGYTVQMLLDLNMNVLIALPPFFEAFCDRWKREEPCACT, via the coding sequence ATGCGCAAACCGTATTTCCCAAAACAGGACGGCCATCCCGAGCCCTTGCGAGCCGTCTGTTCGCGGCGGGTGCGCTTCGAGGAGGTGGACCCGCTGGGCATTGTCTGGCATGGCCGCTATCCCAGTTTTTTCGAGGACGCCCGAATGGCCCTGGGCGACAAGTACGGCATCGGCTACATGACCTTCTACGAGCACGGCGTGGTCACGCCCATCAAGATGATGCACGTGGACTACCACCAGCCCCTGCGCTTCGGCGAAGAGTTCACCGTGGAAGGGATCCAGCATTTTTCGGAGTCCGCGCGGATCAACACCGAGTACGTAGTCCGCAACGGCGCGGGGGAAATCGCCACCACCGGCTATACCGTGCAAATGCTCCTGGACCTGAACATGAACGTGCTCATCGCCCTGCCTCCTTTTTTCGAAGCCTTCTGCGACCGATGGAAACGAGAAGAACCATGCGCATGCACCTGA
- a CDS encoding PIN domain-containing protein codes for MNKRRTYVDANLLIAAWRGKDEVAEKALSILDDPFRMLIVSEALWLEIMPKAIFQEEHRERAFYEAIFAHADQCPWKTNVLKSAQDLAQRYGLAAMDAIHIATAIDARADEFISGEKPTKPMFKIKEIKTISLRDS; via the coding sequence ATGAATAAGCGGCGAACATATGTCGATGCCAACCTGCTCATCGCAGCTTGGCGTGGCAAGGATGAGGTCGCTGAGAAGGCATTGAGCATCCTGGATGACCCGTTCCGAATGCTCATTGTAAGTGAAGCTTTGTGGCTGGAAATCATGCCAAAAGCGATATTTCAAGAAGAACATCGGGAAAGAGCTTTTTATGAAGCCATTTTTGCGCATGCGGATCAATGCCCATGGAAGACAAATGTTTTGAAGTCCGCTCAAGACCTTGCTCAACGATATGGCCTCGCCGCAATGGATGCAATTCACATTGCCACGGCCATAGATGCCAGGGCCGACGAATTCATATCTGGAGAAAAGCCGACAAAACCGATGTTCAAGATCAAGGAGATAAAGACTATATCCTTGCGGGACTCGTAA
- a CDS encoding radical SAM protein, with protein sequence MRMHLIYPKWPKLERQTEFHLPPHGPVVFAAEVPEDVEITFTDENLEPLNFDASTDLAALSVMLTCQLPRALAIADRYRELGVPVLMGGIGTMLHAEEAARHADSLFLGEVEGRFAAVIRDLKENRLRPVYDYLGAPPDISLAGTARRTILKRDLYNYRGVQMVDLLHASRGCKFNCMPCCVAYLGGKSFRPRPIHKVIAEMESIANNRLFFVDNSLAQDREWLKDLFTAMIPLKRKWISHPIMYDPEILDLAAQAGCWYVYQAVIDDSKTIRERIRMLKDHDIGIEGTILLGLDEHDESYIKRMVDFLLEVELDMAEFTILTPFPHTPIREILEKQQRIISNNWLDYTCDKVVFLPKQMPPETLQKLFHYAWDTFYAEGGPQLRMGNLFRKVISKEMDDGTYRRYDPKRKRAFPNTTTAFSGKNRHR encoded by the coding sequence ATGCGCATGCACCTGATCTACCCCAAATGGCCCAAGCTCGAACGCCAGACCGAGTTCCACCTGCCGCCTCACGGGCCGGTGGTGTTCGCGGCGGAAGTTCCCGAGGACGTGGAGATCACGTTCACGGACGAAAATCTGGAACCCCTGAACTTCGACGCCTCCACGGATCTGGCGGCCCTGTCGGTGATGCTCACCTGTCAACTGCCCAGGGCCCTGGCCATCGCGGACCGCTACCGGGAGCTGGGCGTGCCGGTGCTCATGGGCGGGATCGGGACCATGCTCCACGCCGAGGAGGCCGCCCGACACGCGGACTCGCTCTTTCTGGGCGAAGTGGAAGGCCGCTTCGCCGCGGTGATCCGGGATCTGAAGGAAAACCGCCTGCGCCCCGTCTATGACTATCTTGGCGCTCCTCCGGACATCTCCCTGGCGGGAACGGCCCGGCGCACCATTCTGAAGCGCGACCTGTACAATTACCGCGGCGTCCAAATGGTGGACCTGCTCCACGCTTCCCGAGGCTGCAAGTTCAACTGCATGCCCTGCTGCGTGGCTTACCTGGGCGGCAAGTCCTTCAGGCCGCGCCCCATTCACAAGGTCATCGCGGAGATGGAGTCCATCGCCAACAACCGGCTGTTCTTCGTGGACAATTCCCTGGCCCAGGACCGGGAGTGGTTGAAGGACCTGTTCACGGCCATGATCCCCTTGAAACGCAAATGGATTTCCCACCCGATCATGTACGACCCGGAAATCCTCGACCTCGCGGCCCAGGCCGGCTGCTGGTACGTGTACCAGGCGGTCATCGACGACTCGAAAACCATTCGGGAACGGATCAGGATGCTCAAGGACCACGACATCGGCATTGAAGGCACCATCCTGCTGGGTCTGGACGAACACGACGAATCCTACATCAAGCGGATGGTGGACTTTCTCCTGGAAGTGGAGCTGGACATGGCCGAGTTCACGATCCTGACCCCGTTCCCGCACACCCCCATCCGGGAGATACTCGAAAAGCAGCAGCGCATCATCAGCAACAACTGGCTGGACTACACCTGCGACAAGGTGGTTTTTCTTCCCAAGCAAATGCCCCCGGAGACCCTGCAAAAGCTCTTTCACTACGCCTGGGACACGTTTTACGCCGAAGGCGGTCCCCAACTGCGCATGGGCAATTTGTTCAGAAAGGTCATTTCCAAGGAGATGGACGACGGCACCTATCGCCGCTACGACCCGAAACGCAAACGGGCCTTTCCTAACACAACAACGGCATTTTCGGGCAAGAACCGACACCGCTGA